Genomic DNA from Chlorogloeopsis sp. ULAP01:
AGTTTGAATCAGAACAACGAGCTACTCATAATTTACTGGTATTTGGAGGACTGGCAATTGTCATCATTAGTATATTAATGTACTTTGCCGTCAATTCTGTTGCAGCGATGTTGATGATTATGATTAACTTACCTCTGGCAGTAGTAGGGGGAATATTTTCGATTGCGATCGCAGGTGGAATCGTCTCCGTAGCTTCATTAGTCGGCTTTATCACCCTTTTTGGCGTAGCGACACGCAACGGCTTGCTGCTAGTAGACAATTACAACAACAAGCTGGCGCAGGGGATGACTTTACGGGAAGTAATTTTTGAGGGATCGATGGAGCGCTTGGTAGCTATTTTAATGACGGCTCTCACCTCCGCTTTGGGAATGGTTCCTCTAGTCATTGGTACGGGTGCGGGTAAGGAAATTTTGCAACCTTTGGCAGTGGTAGTACTGGGCGGGTTGTTTACTTCTACTGCTTTAACATTATTAGTTTTACCTGCTTTATACGCCAAGTTTGGCAAGTTGTTAATGCCAAAACAACTATCCTAAATTGACCATCTCATATCTTAAAATTTATTTCCCTCAGCGTTCCTCTGCGCTTCCCTCAGCGTCCCTTTGCGTTTAAAAATATCACACAAATCAATATTTTTAAATGAAAATCTATTGTAAAATTGTGCCTGATGTACTCAGTACCAGATATTAAAATCATTAGCAATAATTGAGTTGATTCTCCATTTACTGGAGAGTTTAAACTCGAAGAACTAGTTTGGAAATATGAGCAATATCAAATCATCATTATTCACAAAAAATTAGTGTAGGATTTTGACAATGAAAAAACATTTATCTAACTGGATGAATAAATTCTCTCGCCCTTTTATCGCAATAATAATTACTACTGGAATTTTAGTCACTTCTTATGCAACAGTTGCTGAGGTGAGCAAAGCAGATAATGTTAAATTGAGCAATAATTTACAAACAGTAGCCAGCAATTCTCAATTAATTTCCACCACAAGTATCTGGCATAAAGAAACTGAACCTTACTCAGATAAGCGAGAAATTACAGTTTATCGCAGTCCGGCTTGTGGCTGCTGTGGAGCCTGGATTGAGCATATGCAAAAGCACGGGTTTAAAATTAAAGCAGATATTAAAACTGACGAGATGGAGGCAATTAAGCAAAAGTACAACTTGCCTCAAGATTTAGCATCTTGTCATACGGCAATTATTGATGGCTATGTGATGGAAGGACACATCCCTGCCGATGATATTAAACGTTTTCTCAAACAAAAGCCCAAGTTTGTAGGTTTAGCCGTACC
This window encodes:
- a CDS encoding DUF411 domain-containing protein, whose product is MKKHLSNWMNKFSRPFIAIIITTGILVTSYATVAEVSKADNVKLSNNLQTVASNSQLISTTSIWHKETEPYSDKREITVYRSPACGCCGAWIEHMQKHGFKIKADIKTDEMEAIKQKYNLPQDLASCHTAIIDGYVMEGHIPADDIKRFLKQKPKFVGLAVPGMLVGTPGMESGNRKQPFSIVAFDKKGEVEVFKEYQNY